The DNA segment TCCGAATGTTGAAGTGATCGGATATGTTTGCCAGCGATACCTACAGTAACATGATGTATGGGAACACCAGAACTTGATTGCGCCTGTGCTATAGCAGCCTTAATAGACTGAATTGTTTGGGAAATATTGTTTACAATACCTTTGTGAACTCCTAAACTCTTTGCTGTTCCAACGCCGAGAACTTCAATTTTTCCGTGGGCGTTTCGTCGTCCGACAATGGCCACAATCTTAGTGGTACCGATGTCGAGGCCTACTGAATACTCGTTATTTTCCATTTTATATGTCGATTTGATTTTTTATATTCTTAAAAAAATCCTTTATTTTTCTAAACTTTCGTTAGAGGACTTTTTACGCTATTCTATTTTAACTTTTCCTTTTGGTTTGCTTTCCGGTTTTTGAATTACCTTCTTGGGTGATTTTTTTTCTATTTCCTTTTTCGGCTGACTGGTTTTTGGTTTAGTCTCTACAATGACTTTGGGTTGTTGCTTTTGTTCATTGAGAATTCTTTTCTCTGCCTCTTCTTTTTTCTTTTTAATAAGCGGCAATTTTTCCAATTCCTTTTTACCTACGGCGATAATGCTGTCATTATCTTTATATTTAGGATTTAGCGTGGTAACAATTTGGTTATCATATTTCACCGATACCTTGGTGTATTTTTCCGGTTGTTGGTAGATCAGATATTTTTCAACAAATGCCTTAAATCCTTTTACTTTTAAATCTATATTTTCCAGATCACCAATTTCTACATTGAAATATCCTTCGTTGGTCAGCAAGTCATAATTATCTTTAGATTTAGATATTCCTATGAAATATCTTTTACTGAACTCATCATGATTTATTTTCTGAATCAATTCTGCCAACTTTACATATTCTGATTTCTTTACGTCACCCATGACCAGCATGCAAGGGAACGAATAGTTTTGTGAAGTTGGAAATTCAGTTCCCTTTTCATCTACGTAAAAATCCCGATTATCTTTATTTAAGCGGAATGCTGGCACCCTTTGTTTGATCTCTAAATTTAGACTCCCGTTTAAGTTCAAATAAACATTTGCACTATCCACGGCTGGTAGTTGATTCAATTTTTTCTCTAATTCCGGAATGTTGATATCTCCAATTTTTTTTGTTGGATTCGATTTTTTCACCAACTCTTTTACCTCTTTTTCATCGATAAAATAAACTGGGTTTTTAGTCTTTGTCATTTTCACGGAGATTTTCTCCATGGGTCTATCGTTGAATCTTTTCAATGAAAAACTCAGCAGAAACCCAAACAGGATTACTGTCACTAAAATTTTTAATATTCTGAATTTATTTTTCATTTCCTATCTGAGAGCCATTCTACAATTCCGTCGTTTAAAGTATCGATATTTCCTGCGCCAACCGTTAACAATACATCAAATTCTTTTTCTTTTATTTTGTTAAAGGTTTCTTCCAAAGTGGAAACTTCCTTTTTCTCTAATTCTATTTTATCCAATAACCATTCGGATGTAATTCCCTCGAAGTTTTCTTGTAATTCTCTCGCGGGATAAATATCCAAGAGTATCAATTCATCCGCTTTATCTAAACTATCAGCAAATGCATCTGCGAAATCTCGTGTTCTACTGAAAAGATGGGGTTGAAAAACCACTAACAATTTCTTGTTAGGGTAGAAGGTTTTAATCGAACCAATTACTGCATTTAATTCCGTTGGATGATGTGCGTAATCATCGATATAAATTTTGCCACTTTCGAAGTTATGTTTCGTATAGCGTCTTTTAATTCCCTTGAAACTTGCAATCCCTTTCTTCAAAGTCTCAAAATCCACTCCGAAACTATTTAATAATGCAATCGCAGCAGTTGCATTTTCAACATTATGAATTCCTGGGATTTCCCATATAAAATCATCTATTTCTTCTGTTGGCGAATGAAAGTCGAAATGGATCTTATCGCCAATTTCTCTAACATTATCCGAGTAATAATCAGCTTCTTCATTTACTGCATACGTTTTTGTTTCTCGACCTATGCTAATTCCTTTTCTTACAAATAGTTGTTGACCTTTCGGAACTAAATCCGCAAAATCCTGAAATCCTTTTTGAATGGTTGCGTTATCACCATAAATATCCAAATGATCGGCATCGGTTGAAGTAATCACCGCCCAATCCGGAGAAAGGGTAAGGAAACTTCTATCGTATTCATCAGCTTCAACAACCGAAATGTCATTTCCTTTGAAATGGAAATTTGATTTAAAGTTTTCAGCGATTCCACCCAAAAAACAAGAGAATGGAAGATTTGCTTCTTCACATAAATGCGCTACCAAAGAGGAGGTTGTCGTTTTCCCGTGGGTGCCTGCAATTGCTATACAATCGGTGTTTTCGGTAATCATTCCAAGAACTTTCGCTCTTTTTAAAACATCAAATTTATTATCATTAAAGTAATTAAGTAGATCCAGTTTTTTAATTGCTGGAGTATAGATTACCAACGTATTTTCTGGTTGTAGATTTTTGATTCTGTCATCGATATGATCTTCAAACTGTATGTTGATACCTTCTTCAACCAAAGCTTTTGTAAGCTTGGTGTGCATTTTATCATAACCCAACACGGTTTTCCCAGAGGCGTTGAAATAGCGAGCTAAAGCACTCATTCCGATGCCACCGATTCCTACGAAGTAGAAGTTCTGATATGTTGTTAAGGGTTTCATTTTATGCTTTGATATTTAAGGATGATAAAATTTCATCTACAATTTCTTCAGTTGCTAAAGGTTTTGCGAAGAATTTTAAATTCTCACTCATCTCATTTCGAACTTTTTCGTTTTCACAAATCTCCATCAAGGTCGTCCAGAATTTCTCTGCCATCTCCGTATCTTTAACCATTCTGGCTGCATTCTTTTCAACTAAAGTCATCGCATTTTTGGTTTGATGATCTTCCGCTGCAAAAGGAAATGGAACCAAAAGCACTGGTTTCTGTGCCATTGCCAATTCTGATATAGCAATCGCTCCAGCTCTGGAAACGATTACATCTGCTGCTGAATAGGCCAAAGCCATATCGGCAATAAATTCTTTCAACTGAATTTGTGATTGATGATTCGATATTTTAGAATCTTCAGTCAAACTTTTATAATCCAGTTTGCCAGTTTGCCAAATCAGCTGAAAATCTTTCTCTATAAGTTTCTCTATATTTTCTTTCCAACCATTGTTCAACGTTCGTGAACCCAAAGATCCACCAACAGAAAGAATGGTCAGTTTATTTTTATCTAAACCTAATTTCTCTTTTGCCGAATCCATTTCCACCAAATCAGTAATGATGTTTTTTCGGATTGGATTTCCAAGGAAAAAAGTTTTGGTTTTCGGGAAGAAATGATCCATATTTGGATAAGCAGTAAAAACTCCTTTCGCTTTTCTGGACAAAAATTTATTTGTTTTTCCAGGCAAAGAATTCTGCTCCTGAACGAAAATAGGGATGCCTAAATTTGCCGCCATATAAAGTGCAGGTCCACTTGCAAATCCTCCGGTTCCTATTGCGAAGTCCGGTTGAAATTGTTTAATTGTTGTTCTTGCTTTGGCTAAACTTGAAAGCAACTTAAAAGGCAATCCGATATTTTTCAATAAATTCCCGCGATCAAATCCCGCGATATTTAAACCTATTATTTTGAACCCTGATTGTGGAACTTTTTCCATTTCCATTTTACCATTGGCTCCGATGAAAAAAAATTCTGCTTCAGGAAATCTGTTTTGGATTTCCTGCGCAATCGCAATCGCCGGAAAGATGTGTCCTCCGGTTCCGCCGCCGCTCATTAGAATTTTTATTTTTTTGTTCATGTTTTATGCGATATCATTTATTTCTTCGATACTCTGTTTTTTGCCCATTCCTTCTTCATCATATACCTGTATTCTGGAACTTACATTTAAAATGATTCCCAGCTGAATATAGGTCACCAGCATTGATGTTCCACCGTAACTAATCAAAGGCAGTGGTTGTCCGGTCACAGGAATCAGATTTACCGCCACAGCAATATTTACCGAAAGCTGTACAAAAATCATTGTGCCTAAACTTAAGACCAGCAAGCTCCCAAAGAAAGCCGGCATTTTACTGGCGATCATCACGATCCGTATTATCATTATTAAATAGAGCGCTATTAATACCATTGCTCCAATAAACCCGTATTCTTCAACAATAATGGCAAAAATAAAATCTGAGGCAGACTGTGGAAGCATCTGTTTCAAAGCGCTTTTTCCGGGTCCCATTCCGGCAATTCCACCATGTACAATTGCGGCTTTGGCTTGCATCACCTGATAGTTTTTTGCTTTATCTACCTCATCCTCAACTTGGCTTTCCTTCTTTGTGAAGGTTTCGATACGACTCATCCAGGTATGTACTCGATTATTACCAATCAAATCTGTTTTTAAAGCCAAAAACATGAAAATACCTATAAACACGGATGATATTCCTACGAAGCCAAGAATGTATTTTTTGTTAAGTTGACCAATAAACATAACGATTAGGGAAACCATTAAAATCATTAAAGCAGTAGAGCCATTGTCTTTTGCCACGAGTATGAATACCAGCAGAACCGGTCCGAAAATATAGAATATATTCTCTATCGGAAGCCGTTCTCTTTTGATTTTCTTAGTTAAATATCGACAGAGATAAATTACTAACATTAAATACGCGAAAGAAGAGGGCTGGAAAGATATTGGTGTTCCCGGAATTTTTAACCATCGTGAAGCCGAAGCGCCATCAATTGTTTGCCCTGAAACCATTGTTAAACCCAGCAGAACAATCATAAACGCTAACAGAATACTGCTGAGTTTACCGATATGCTCGTACTTAAACACCCCGACAAAGCGCATGATTGCCAAACCAAGTACTACGAAAAAAGTATGTTTAATAAGGTGCGAAGTTGTAGTTCCGCTGTTAACAATATATTCTAAATTGGAGCTGGCAGAGTAGACGGGGAATACCGAGAAGAACGAAATCAATAAGATCACGCTCCATAGCACCTTGTCGCCTTTTAACAATTCAAATTTGTATTCTCTTTCCTGCATTTTTAATCTACGATTAGTCGATTGCTTTTTTTATTACTTCTTTTTTAAACTGATTCCCGCGGTCTTCATAATTATCGAAAAGGTCGAAACTTGCGCAGCATGGTGAAAGCAAAACTGTGTCACCTTTTTCCGCTAATGATCTGGAGATCTTTATCGCTTCTTCCATACTTGACGTGCTATAAATCGCCTCCTTTTTATCTTTAAAAAAGTCTATAATTTTCTGATTGTCGAGTCCAAGACAAATAATAGCTTTAACCTTTCTTTTAACTAAGTTTTCTATTTCGGTATAATCATTTCCTTTATCTACCCCACCAACAATCCAAACGGTAGGCTGTTTCATACTTTCTAAAGCAAAGTAGGCTGCATTTACATTCGTCGCCTTACTGTCGTTAATGAACGTTACGCCATTAATTTGGGCGACTTGTTCTAAACGATGCTCCACCGCTTGAAACGTCATTAATGAATTTCTTATGCTTTCATTGCTTATTTTCAGTATCTTACTGGCAATAGAGGCTGCTAGGCTGTTCGCGATATTATGATTTCCAACTAAAGAAAGTTCTGCTATTTTCATAGAAAACTCATCTTCAATCTTCACCATGATCTTATCATTATGAATATAACCGCCTTCTTTCAATTTCTTTTTTGTAGAAAAGGGAATTTTTTTCGCTTTGATTGCTAGTTTTTCGAGTAAATTCATACTCATTTCATCATCCTTATTATAGATGAAGAAGTTATCATTCTCTTGATTTTCAGCGATTCTGAATTTTGCCATGGCATAATCTTCATAATTGTAATTGTACTGATCGAGATGATCCTGACTTAAATTCAATAACAAAGAAATAAACGGTCGGAAATTTTGAATATCATCTAACTGAAAAGAACTTACTTCCAATACATAATAATCGAAATTTTCGTCCGCTACTTGTCTTGCAAAACTTTTCCCGATATTCCCGGCTAAACCAACATTCAAATGATCATTTTTTAAAATATGGTAGATCAATGACGTGGTTGTGGTTTTGCCGTTACTTCCAGTAATTGCAATAATTTTTGCGGGAGTAAATTCGGCTGCAAATTCAATTTCAGAAGACAGTCGAATACCTTTTTGATTAATTTTAAAGATAATATCTGCCTTCTTCGGAATTCCTGGGGACTTAATGATCCAGTCTGCTTCAAGAATCCTTTCTTCGTCATGGTGTTCTTCTTCAAACTCAATACCGGCTTCAGTTAATTGCTTTTTATAATTGTCCTTAATCGCACCTTTATCCGAAAGAAAAACATTTAAGCCTTTCTTCTTCGCTAAATACGCAGCACCAACACCACTTTCTCCGCCACCTAAAACAACTATTTTCATATTCTTTTATCTGACTTTTAAAGTGATTAAACAAATTATTGCGAACAGCACTCCGATAATAACCATGCGGTTTACAATCTTGCTTTCGTGATAACCTTCTTTTTGATAATGGTGATGAAGAGGAGACATTTTGAACAGCCTATTATTCTGGGCATACTCCAGTCCGTATTTTCTTTTTCTGTATTTAAATACTCCAACCTGCAGCATTACGGAAACATTTTCGATGAGGAAAATTCCACACAGCACAGGAATCAATAACTCTTTTCTTAGGATAATTGCTAGAACTGCAATTACTCCCCCCAACATTAAACTTCCTGTATCTCCCATGAATACTTGTGCGGGATAGGTATTGTACCAGAAAAAGCCAATTACTGCACCAACAAGAGCGAGGGCAAAAATGGTTGTTTCCCCCATATTTGGCAGGAACATGATATTGAGATAATCTGCGAAAATGATGTTTCCAGAGAGGTAGGCAAAAAGAGATAATGTAAGCAGAATGACGACACTCGTGCCCGCGGCGAGACCGTCGATCCCGTCGGTGATGTTGGCGCCGTTCGAAACAGCAGTTACAATAAAAATAACCATTGGGATAAAAACTACCCATGCCCACTCGTGTGCATCTTCAGGCGTCATCCAGAATAAGATACCACTATAATCAAATTCGTTATTTTTTACAAAAGGAACCGTGGAAACAGTTGATTTCTCCGGTTGCATGAAGTTCGCTTCCACATTATTTCGGTTCACTTCTTTGGCATCTGCATATTTTCTTTTCACCGTAATATCTGGGTGAAAGTACATGGTTATGCCAATAATTAATCCTAATCCAACCTGTCCTATGACTTTGAATTTTCCGCTTAGCCCGTCTTTGTTCTTTTTAATTTTCTTTAAATAATCATCGATGAAACCAATTGCACCCATCCAAACTACAGAGATAATTAGCAGAACAATATAAATATTCAAAACCCTGGTAAATAGCAGGACCGGTATCAGCGTTGCCATAATGATAATTAAACCTCCCATTGTTGGCGTGCCTTCTTTTTGTTTTTGGCCATCTAAACCTAAATCACGAACTAACTCACCCATTTGCTTATTTCGCAAATAGTTGATAATTTTTTTACCAAAAACCAACGCAATAATTAGAGAGAGTAGAACCGCCATTCCCGCCCGGAAGGATATGAATTTAAACATGCCCATTCCTGGAATGTGAATTCCATGGTCGCTCAAATATTCGAATAGGTAATATAACATGTTGTATTATTTAATCTTCAGTTGTTGTTATTTTGACATGAGCCTTGCAAGCTCAATGATGGTTTCCTGATCATCAAAATGATGTTTAACTCCATTAATTTCCTGATATGTTTCATGGCCTTTGCCAGCTACTACGATAATATCTTTGGGTTCGGCAAATTTAATTGCCATTTTAATTGCTTCTCTTCGGTCTGGGATAGAAGTGTATTTGCTGAAATATTGTGGTTCTACACCTTTCTCAATCTCTCTAATAATTTCTGCGGGATCTTCCGTTCTTGGATTATCGGAAGTGATGATTGCCAAAGTAGATTTGCGAGTGGCAATTTTTCCCATCTCAGGGCGTTTGGTAACGTCTCTGTCACCACCGCAACCAAATACAGTGATTAATCTTTCATTTTTAGTTCGAATCTCATTAATAGAATCCAAAACATTTTCCAAAGCATCGGGTGTATGTGCATAATCAACGACGAAGAAAATGCCGCCATCAGATTTTAATGTTTCAAATCTACCTTTTACTCTTTTTAATTGTGAAAGAGCGGGTAAAATATCTTCTGTATGAAGACCGCATTCAATTGCCACAGCATAAGCAAGTAATAAATTGTAAGCGTTGAATTTTCCTGTTAAGGTGGTCCAGAATTCTTTTCCATTGAAATTGAGCAGCATTCCATTAAAATCAACTTCTGTGATCTTTCCATGATAATCTGCCATCGTTTTTAAAGCGTAGGTTTTTTTCTTCGCTTTGGTATTTTGAAGCATTACGTTTCCGTTTTTATCATCAACGTTGTTAATGGCAATTGCATCTAAATTCAGTTCATCGAAAAATCTCTTTTTCGTTTTAAGATATTCTTCAAATGTTTTGTGATAATCTAAATGATCGTGTGTAATATTAGTAAAACCTGCGATCTTAAATTGTAAACCTTCCGTTCTGTGTTGATGAATTCCGTGAGATGAAACTTCCATAAAAGCAAATTCGCAACCTGCTTCTACAGCTTTTGCCAACATTTGATTCAATCGGATGACATCCGGAGTCGTGTGTGTTGAAGGAATAATCTCTTCGTCGATTCTATATTCTACGGTAGAAATTAATGCAGATTTAAAACCTAAAATTTTAAACAGATCAAATAAAAGAGTAGTGGTAGACGTTTTTCCATTCGTCCCTGTAATACCAATGAGGTTTAATTTCGCAGACGGATTTCCATAAAAATTAGAAGCCAAATGTGCCAGAGTTTTTGAAGCGTCTTTAACTTTAATATAAGTGATTTCTGCTTTAATATCAGTTGGAAGTTCTTCGCAAACGATTGCTTTTACTCCTTTTTCAAGGGAAGAAGTAATGAAGTCATGTCCGTCGGAAACTGTTCCTTTTATAGCCACATAAAGGCCATTCTCAACTGCTTTTCGGCTGTCAAAAATGATTTCTGAAATAAATCGGCTTTTATCTCCGAAGATTTCCAGGACTGGGATTCTGTGTAATATTTCTTCTAAATTCATACTCACTAAGAATTAGTTCTGCAATTGCAGATAAATCCTTTGATTTTTATTAATGATCGTCCCTTCTAAAGGGAATTGCTCTTTTATTTTGCCTACTCCTTTATAATCAACACGATAGCCGAAGTTTTCGAGTTGTGGGATAATGTTTTTTCCGATTAAACCGGTAACTTTCGGCATCGTGTTCTGGTTCACGGCAATTTTCACCATCGGTTTCATCATTTTGCTGAGGTCCACTTTTTTATCGACCAACATTTCTTTCTCGATATTTTGCGGTGTTTTCAGGAATGTTTTTCCAGCGATCTCTTTAAATACTGGTGCTGCAACGGTAGATCCGTAAAAACCCTTTGCATTGTCTGGTTGATGAACCATCACGATACAAGTATATTTAGGGTTGTCGGAGGGGTAGAACCCTGCAAAACTGGCTATATACTTTCGTGGTCCTGGTTTCCAGTATTCAAATCTTGCTGTTCCTGTTTTTCCCGCCATTTTAAGATTGGGAGTAAAAATACTTTTGGCAGTTCCTTTTTCGACCGCTTTTGTCAATGCGTTGGTCATCATTTGAATTGCTTTGTCTGATGCCATTTTATTGACCATTACTTGTGGTTTTGCATCGTAAAGAGACGAGCCATCTTTCATTATCTTTTCAATAAATAGAGGCTTTAGCATTTTTCCTTTATTGGCAATACCGTTATAAAAAGAGGTCAATTGTAAAAGATTAAATCTAGAGGAGTAGCCATAAGCTAAAGAGGCTAAAGTCGCATCATTCCACCTCTTATCCTCTGGTGTTACAATGTATGGTCTGGTAACTCCAGGAAGCTCCAATTCCATTTTGTCAAACATCTTCCATCTCTTTAAATGATCCAAAAAAACTTGCGGCTTATCTGCGTAATATTTGGTAATGAGTTTTGCAGACCCCACATTACTTGATTTCGCTAAAACGTCTGAAATGTCATAAGTCCCCCCGCCGTGATCATCAGAAATTCTTTGCTTAGCATAAGTCCATACCCCATTTCCAACATTCACTGTGGTATTCTCATCGATGAATCCATCATCCATTGCAGCGAGCAGAGAAACTGTTTTAAATGTAGAACCGGGTTCTGTGGCATCTTTTAGCGCATAATTATAAGCATCAACATAAATTCCGGGTTCAGTCCGTCTGAGATTTACCATGGCTTTTACTTTTCCGGTGGAAACTTCCATGACGATAACTGATCCATGATCTGCATCAAAATTTACCAATTGCTTTTCTAAAGCAGAATGAACGATATCCTGGATTCTAATATCAATTGTTGTATAAACATCTTCTCCGTCAATAGGTTCATTCACCTTCCAGTAATCAATAGGTTTCCACTGGCTGGAGTTCACTCTTTGTTCAAGTCGCGATCCATCGGTTCCGGTTAGGTATTTTGAGAAAGCACCTTCCAACCCAGATTTTGCGGTTCCGTTATCCATGCCAATTGTTCCTGCTCCAATTTGAGTAGTGGCCAATTCTCTTTTGTAATTTCTGTCAACGATAAATCCGCCTCTGTTTTTACCTTTTTTGAAGATTGGAAACTGTCGAATTCGGTCGTAATCATCAAAGTCCAAACCTTTAACTAAAGAATAATATTGATTTTCTGCTTTTCTCTGCTGATCAAACCGGTCTCGGAAATAGCTTCTTGGCTTACCGAACATCTTAGATAAAGAATCGGATAAGGCGCCTATATTACTCGAGTAAATAGTGTCTTTAATGATTTTGAAATCTAAATAAACATCATACCGCATTACGGTAGTTGCCAAGATCGACCCATCTGAGGCGTATAGGTTTCCCCGTGCTGCTTTTAAGGTTGCTTCACGGTAATTTTTATTGATATAGTCGTCTTTTATTTCCTGAACGTTGGTGTTTTGTAAGACCAGAATTCTCCCAAGAAAGACCAAAAACACAACGAAGGCAAAACCTGTAAAAAGGTAGCCCCATCTCAATGTTTTTGAGCGTTTTTTTTCAAATTCATTTTGCACTGCCATCTAAACTATCTAATTTTATCAATATTTTGTGTGGGTGATTTTCTAATGATAGCAGAGAATCCTGCACCATTTCTTTACCTAGTTCTGATTCTAATTTTACTTTAATGAGTCTGCTTTGTGCATACGCATTTCTCGATTTAAACTCTTCGGTCTGTTCTTTTAAAATATTTACATGCTCGATCTTCTGACTCACCAAGTGATTGCTATAGATCATGATCATTAATAAGAAAAACACCAATACGAAGTAGCGGTAATGAATTGTTACTTCATCGCGGTTCAGAAAGTTTCCTTTTATAATATCTATAAAAGTGAGTTTTTTCTGTGGGCGATTTGTTGCTCTTTTTGCCATGAATAGATGATTGATGAAATATCTGTTCTTATTTTAATTTTATTCCTGTTCGTAATTTTGCGCTTCTCGCTCTTGAATTTTCTTTAATTTCTTCACTATCCGGAATGACTGCTTTTGTTTGTAAAAGATTAAATGTCTTCGAGTAATTACCGTAAATATCTCTGGCCGGTTCTCCTTCGAACATTCCGTTTTTCAAAAATCTTTTAACAAGCCGATCTTCTAATGAGTGATAAGAGATTGCTACCAATCTGCCGCCAGGTTTTAAAATTCTGTGAGCCTGAAACAGCATTTCTTTTATTGCTTCTAATTCCTGGTTAACCTCAATTCTTATGGCTTGAAAAATTTGTGCGTAAACTTTATTCTGCTTGAATTGCGGGATATAATTGAAGAGTTTTTTTAAATCTTCAGTGGTTTCAATCGGTTTTAATTTCCGGTGATTGACGATTTCTCTTGCTAGCTTTCTGGATTCTCGAATTTCACCGTATTGGTATAAAATGTCTGCAATATGTTCTTCTTCGTATTCGTTGATGATTTTTTTAGCATCTAAAAGTTGCATTACGTTCATTCTCATATCGAGTGGAGCATTGCTTCTCGTAGAAAAACCACGTTCTGCTTCATCAAACTGATGGGAAGAAACTCCAAAATCAGCTAAAATGCCATCAACTTTCGAAACACCATACATAAAAAGGGCATTTTCCAAAAATCTAAAATTTTGATTAATCAGCGTAAAGCGCGGGTCATCAATATTGTTTTTAAGTGCATCCAAATCTTGATCAAAGCCATATAGTTTCCCTTTGGCAGAAAGTCTGGATAGGATTTCTTTGGAGTGGCCTCCGCCACCGAAGGTACAATCCACATAAATTCCGTCGGGATTCGTTAACAAATCATCGACACTTTTTTTCAGCAAAACAGGATTGTGATACATTTTTATTTTAGCTATAAATATTTTACTTAAAATTTCTACGTGTTTTACTACACTTCTTCGTCAAAACTGATGTTGCCCATTACTTCTTCTGCAAGTTTCGCAAAA comes from the Chryseobacterium sp. SNU WT5 genome and includes:
- a CDS encoding penicillin-binding transpeptidase domain-containing protein, translated to MAVQNEFEKKRSKTLRWGYLFTGFAFVVFLVFLGRILVLQNTNVQEIKDDYINKNYREATLKAARGNLYASDGSILATTVMRYDVYLDFKIIKDTIYSSNIGALSDSLSKMFGKPRSYFRDRFDQQRKAENQYYSLVKGLDFDDYDRIRQFPIFKKGKNRGGFIVDRNYKRELATTQIGAGTIGMDNGTAKSGLEGAFSKYLTGTDGSRLEQRVNSSQWKPIDYWKVNEPIDGEDVYTTIDIRIQDIVHSALEKQLVNFDADHGSVIVMEVSTGKVKAMVNLRRTEPGIYVDAYNYALKDATEPGSTFKTVSLLAAMDDGFIDENTTVNVGNGVWTYAKQRISDDHGGGTYDISDVLAKSSNVGSAKLITKYYADKPQVFLDHLKRWKMFDKMELELPGVTRPYIVTPEDKRWNDATLASLAYGYSSRFNLLQLTSFYNGIANKGKMLKPLFIEKIMKDGSSLYDAKPQVMVNKMASDKAIQMMTNALTKAVEKGTAKSIFTPNLKMAGKTGTARFEYWKPGPRKYIASFAGFYPSDNPKYTCIVMVHQPDNAKGFYGSTVAAPVFKEIAGKTFLKTPQNIEKEMLVDKKVDLSKMMKPMVKIAVNQNTMPKVTGLIGKNIIPQLENFGYRVDYKGVGKIKEQFPLEGTIINKNQRIYLQLQN
- a CDS encoding FtsL-like putative cell division protein, with the translated sequence MAKRATNRPQKKLTFIDIIKGNFLNRDEVTIHYRYFVLVFFLLMIMIYSNHLVSQKIEHVNILKEQTEEFKSRNAYAQSRLIKVKLESELGKEMVQDSLLSLENHPHKILIKLDSLDGSAK
- the rsmH gene encoding 16S rRNA (cytosine(1402)-N(4))-methyltransferase RsmH, which translates into the protein MYHNPVLLKKSVDDLLTNPDGIYVDCTFGGGGHSKEILSRLSAKGKLYGFDQDLDALKNNIDDPRFTLINQNFRFLENALFMYGVSKVDGILADFGVSSHQFDEAERGFSTRSNAPLDMRMNVMQLLDAKKIINEYEEEHIADILYQYGEIRESRKLAREIVNHRKLKPIETTEDLKKLFNYIPQFKQNKVYAQIFQAIRIEVNQELEAIKEMLFQAHRILKPGGRLVAISYHSLEDRLVKRFLKNGMFEGEPARDIYGNYSKTFNLLQTKAVIPDSEEIKENSRARSAKLRTGIKLK